From the genome of Sphingobacterium sp. UGAL515B_05:
GGGCGCATCTGTATCCGCTAATTCAATTCGCTGCCAGCTTTAATCACGGCTTGGTTGACGGCTTTTATTCTTTCAAGAACCATTTTTTGTATTTTACGGTCGTAAGTCAATAGTCCATTGACTTCGTGTTCCACGTCGGTAGTTTGCGTATAAATAGCAACACTCAGTCCTTTGTATCGGAGCAATTGTTCGACATTATCCATTAGGAATATATAACGGTCTGTGAGAGCTTCTATAGTGGGTTCGTAGGCATAGGCATTGTTTTCGACAGGCCACATGTGACCGCGGACAAATAAGCCCACGCCACCAAACTCTCCAAGGGAAGCTGCCCGTTTCGGATCAGGCTCTGAGGCACCCTTGGGGCCAACATAGATATGGGTGTCAACAAAGTCTCCATTTCCGGGATCACCATAAGCTTTTTGGTAAGATGGATTGTTGTTAAATCCCGAATTACCGTTCACTAAACGTGAAGGGTCATATTGTTTGGTCCAGTCGGTAATATTGCGCACATCGAAAGCGCCCCAGTTTTCGTTAAAAGGAACCCAGGCGATAATGGATGGCGAGTTGTAGTGGTCGTCAATGATGGCCTTGTATTCATCACGAAATGCTTTTCGATAAATCGTAGTATCTTCATCGGGATACCAAAGGCAAGGCATATCTTGCCACACGAGCAGTCCCATTTTATCTGCCCAATAATAGAAACGTTGGGGTTCGGTTTTCATATGCTTACGAATGAGGTTGTAACCAGCTTTTTTGGTAAACTCGATATCATATTTGAGCGCTTCTTCCGTAGGTGCTGTTAGAATACCATCGGGCCAGTATCCCTGATCCAGGAGACCGAGCTGCATCACAAATTTGTCATTCAATAGCGGCCTTACAATTCCGTTTACCTTACCAAGTTTAACATCACGCATACCAAAATAGCTCTTCACCTCGTCGATGATTTCTCCATTCTTCCCATGTATACTTAATTTTAAATCGTATAAAAAAGGGGAATCAGGAGACCAAAGTTTTGGATTTTCTACCGGGATATTAAATTCCATGCCCGACTGAATTACCGTTTTTGAAATTTCTTTTCCCTCCGAAGAAACGATGGCCATAACTTTTGCCTTCGCTGTGCTAGTGACCTGTATTTTTAGTTGTTTTTCTGCTACTTGAGGCAACAATTTGATTCCCTGTATATGGTTTTTGCTTACTGGTTCCATCCACACAGTTTGCCATATGCCAGAAGAAAATGTATAGTCGCCTCGAGGTCCATTTTTGCCCGAAGGATACTTACCGTCGTTCTTGTCATGCGCTGCAACGACAATGTTATTTGGACCGGCCTTTAAAAACTCAGTGATGTTAATCCAGAAGGAGTCGTAGCCACCTGAATGAGTACCCGCTTTTCTTCCATTTACAAATATGGTCGCATCGTGATCCACTGCACCAAAATGGAGTATAATATCTTTCCCTTTCCAATGATTAGGTAGCTCGAAATTTTTACGATACCACAGATTAATTTCTTGTTTGCGTTGTACTCCGGATAAATAGGACTCTGGACAATAGGGGACAAGAATGCTTTCTCGGCTGTGGTCAAAGGAAATGGGGACAGCAGGATTCAGTGCATTGGGAGCATCCTTTCCACCTATATAGTCCCATTTGCCGTTGAGACATAGCCATTCATTCCTTTCCATTTGGGGACGAGGATATTCGGAGAGTGGAATTTCTGTTTGCTTGGCTATTGCTGTCCATGGGGTTGAAAGCTGTTGCTGTTGTGCCAAAGCATTAAGCCAACCGAAGAGCGATAGTGCCAGCACAAAAATTGAGGTTTTGGTTTTTATCATGGTATACTTCTTGGTTTTTCAGAATATGAATATAAGTATACTAAAATGATTTAGTGTATTATAAACGAAATGTTACTAGTGGGGCTTTCGATATTGGGCTTGGTTGGTTGGTTGGTTGGTTGGTTGGTTGGTTGGTTGGTTGGTTGGTTGGTTGGTTGGTTGGTTGGTTGGTTGGTTGGTTGGTTGGTTGGTTGGTTGGTTGGTTGGTTGGTTGGTTGGTTGGTTGGTTGGTTGGTTGGTTGGTTGGTTGGTTGGTTGGTTGGTTGGTTGGTTGGTTGGTTGGTTGGTTGGTTGGTTGGTTGGTTGGTTGGTTGGTTGGTTCACAAAAGAAATAGAGACTGGATTAAACAAAACTACAGGAGCTGCTTTGTTGAGGCAGCTCCTGTAGTTTTGCTTATTACCAAATTTTGATTCTTTCTTCCGGTGACTTGTACAGTTTGTCTCCTTGTTTAACATCAAAAGCTTTGTAAAAAGCATCAACATTGATCAATGGACCAAAACTTCTGAAATATCCTGGAGAGTGTGGATCCGTTTTAACTTGGTTGACCATATATTTTTCACTGGATAGGGTTCTCCACACAGTTGCCCAGCTTAGGAAAAAACGTTGGTCTTGTGTGTATCCACTTATTTCACCTGGGTTTCCCTTATCTTTCAGATACATTTGAAGTGCGTCGTATGCAATGTTTACACCGCCTAAATCCGCTATATTTTCGCCGTTTGTAAATGTGCCGTTAACGAAAGTGCCCTTTACAGGCTCATATTTATCGTATTGAGCTGCGAGTGTTTTTGTTGCTTTTTCAAAATTGGCCTTATCTTCTGGTGTCCACCAGTCTACCAAGTTTCCGTCCGCATCAAATTGCGCACCTGAATCGTCAAATCCGTGGCTCATTTCGTGGCCAATTACGGCACCTATACCACCGAAATTGACAGCTGCGTCGGCTTGTGGATTGAAAAATGGCGGTTGAAGAATAGCCGCCGGAAACACGATCTCATTATTTACGGGATTGTAATAGGCATTTACTGTTTGTGGAGTCATTCCCCATTCTGATTTGTCTACAGCCTTGCCAATTTTAGCTAGATCCTTTTCATATCGCCATGTAGTGATATTTTGGAGGTTGGCATACAGATTACCGCCTTTATTTTCCGATAGAATATTCAATTTAGAATAATCTTTCCATTTGTCCGGATAAGCAACTTTTACGGTGAATTTGTTTAATTTTTCAAGCGCTTTTCCTTTTGTAGCCGAAGACATCCAGCTCAAATCGTTGATATGGACTGCAAAACTTTTCTTTAAATAGTCGATCAATTCGACCATTTGTGCTTTAGCTTCAGCTGGAAAATATTTTTCGACATATAATTTTCCGAAAGCTTCACCTAATGTAGAATTGATCAGTTCAAAACCTCTTTTATTTAACGCTCTTTGTTCTTGTTGACCTCTTAAATACTTACCATAAAAAGCAAATCGCATGTCTCCTAATTTTTCGCTTAAATAAGAGGCACTACCGTTGATCATATGGAATTTTAAGTAATCTTTAATAACAGGAAGGTTTTGTGCACTGACCAATTTATCGAAGTTCTTGTAATAACCTAATTCCCCAATGATTACTTTTTCTGTATTGACACCTACTTTTTTAAGGTACTCAGGTAGATTTACATTTTTAACCAAGGCGGTTAACTCTGCCATGGTCTGTGGATTGTACTGTAACGTATTATCACGGCTTTGTTCATTGGTCAAGTAGGTCTTCGCAATGCTTTTTTCGTAGTCAACGATTCCTTTTGCGGCAGCATCAGCATTTTTATAGCCTAATTCTGTTAACATGGAAGCTACATATTTTTGATACTCGGCAATAGCTTCGGTATTTTTATCATTTTCTTTTTGATAATAATCTCTTCCTAGTCCTAATGAGGCATCTCCTAAGTAGACCGCGTTCATTTTTGAATCTTTTAAATCAGCGTAGACCCCCCAGCCATAGAAATTATTCTCACCTTCTTTCGTTACGGAAGTTAAATAATTCTGAAGATCTTTTAGGTTTTTAATCGCGTCGATTCTGTTTAAATTTCCCTGGATCGGTTTAATACCGTCTGCATTTCTTTTCTGTAAGTTCATATAAGAAGCATACAGGTCCTGTATTTTTTTGCCCTCACTTCCTTCAGGAAATTTATCTTTTAAAAGTGAGTTCAGAATTTTCATCGAATTGTTGTCCGTATCTTCTGCCAATTTATTGAAGCTTCCCCAGGTGGGTTTGTCGGAAGGAATTTTAGCCGTTTTCATCCAGGTTCCGCTTACGTAGTTGTAAAAGTCATCCTGTGGACGTACAGATTTGTCCATTAAGCTCAGATCAAGTCCTTTGTCGGGTCCTGTACCTGCTGTCTGTGCTTCCGCATGCTGTGTGTAGACTCCAGCCAAGAAAATTAGGGCAAGTGTTAATTTTTTCATTGTTGTTTTAATGTTGTATGATTTTCAATAATTCAATCTGGGAGTACGCACAAATTACGGATAAAATAGTTTATGTTATTTGCTCCGGGTAATTCGATTTGTATCAGCCATGTCAATAATAATTAGCTGTGATTTTTTTTTAGCTAAAAAAATCATTTACACAAATGACGGAAAATTCTAATTCAGCAACAAGTAAATTTGATCATTATCTGTCATTTTATTAAACTAACCGGGTAAAGTAGCATGTCATTCGTTTGCTAACGAATAACATGAATATACTTTTTAAAGTACATCCTTTGATGTGTCGGTGAACGCTCCGCTATCTGACTTAGCTAAGATGTTATAGGACAAGAAGAAATACTAAACTTAATATGGAAATACTAAACTTAATATGAATTTAGTTTAGTATTAATAAACGATGTTTAATATTGCTTACATTTTCATCTATAAGTAAGCGATTATGTTCAAACTATCC
Proteins encoded in this window:
- a CDS encoding M13 family metallopeptidase; this encodes MKKLTLALIFLAGVYTQHAEAQTAGTGPDKGLDLSLMDKSVRPQDDFYNYVSGTWMKTAKIPSDKPTWGSFNKLAEDTDNNSMKILNSLLKDKFPEGSEGKKIQDLYASYMNLQKRNADGIKPIQGNLNRIDAIKNLKDLQNYLTSVTKEGENNFYGWGVYADLKDSKMNAVYLGDASLGLGRDYYQKENDKNTEAIAEYQKYVASMLTELGYKNADAAAKGIVDYEKSIAKTYLTNEQSRDNTLQYNPQTMAELTALVKNVNLPEYLKKVGVNTEKVIIGELGYYKNFDKLVSAQNLPVIKDYLKFHMINGSASYLSEKLGDMRFAFYGKYLRGQQEQRALNKRGFELINSTLGEAFGKLYVEKYFPAEAKAQMVELIDYLKKSFAVHINDLSWMSSATKGKALEKLNKFTVKVAYPDKWKDYSKLNILSENKGGNLYANLQNITTWRYEKDLAKIGKAVDKSEWGMTPQTVNAYYNPVNNEIVFPAAILQPPFFNPQADAAVNFGGIGAVIGHEMSHGFDDSGAQFDADGNLVDWWTPEDKANFEKATKTLAAQYDKYEPVKGTFVNGTFTNGENIADLGGVNIAYDALQMYLKDKGNPGEISGYTQDQRFFLSWATVWRTLSSEKYMVNQVKTDPHSPGYFRSFGPLINVDAFYKAFDVKQGDKLYKSPEERIKIW
- a CDS encoding glycoside hydrolase family 2 protein; this encodes MIKTKTSIFVLALSLFGWLNALAQQQQLSTPWTAIAKQTEIPLSEYPRPQMERNEWLCLNGKWDYIGGKDAPNALNPAVPISFDHSRESILVPYCPESYLSGVQRKQEINLWYRKNFELPNHWKGKDIILHFGAVDHDATIFVNGRKAGTHSGGYDSFWINITEFLKAGPNNIVVAAHDKNDGKYPSGKNGPRGDYTFSSGIWQTVWMEPVSKNHIQGIKLLPQVAEKQLKIQVTSTAKAKVMAIVSSEGKEISKTVIQSGMEFNIPVENPKLWSPDSPFLYDLKLSIHGKNGEIIDEVKSYFGMRDVKLGKVNGIVRPLLNDKFVMQLGLLDQGYWPDGILTAPTEEALKYDIEFTKKAGYNLIRKHMKTEPQRFYYWADKMGLLVWQDMPCLWYPDEDTTIYRKAFRDEYKAIIDDHYNSPSIIAWVPFNENWGAFDVRNITDWTKQYDPSRLVNGNSGFNNNPSYQKAYGDPGNGDFVDTHIYVGPKGASEPDPKRAASLGEFGGVGLFVRGHMWPVENNAYAYEPTIEALTDRYIFLMDNVEQLLRYKGLSVAIYTQTTDVEHEVNGLLTYDRKIQKMVLERIKAVNQAVIKAGSELN